The genomic interval GTTTTGCGAAATTACTGGCGAGTTTCAGTTGAATATCGCTGGCAGACAGAGGTTTGGTATTAACCAGCCTTGGACATTGTCGACCTGGGTGACTTATTTGAGCCCAAAGTTGACAGCCCTCGCTTTCAACTGTCTTTGCCCACAGTGAAAGCTCACCTAATGAGTCTTCGCTTTCAACCACCACATTGCCTGCGCGTTCCAAATAACGTCTGTCGATCATAATGTTGCCAGTGATCAACACCGCTGCACCGCCTTGAGCCCAAGTTTTATAGAGTTGTCTATGTGATTCGGTGGCCTGATCGTGTTTATTCGCTATGCCTTCGGTCATGGCCGCTTTGATCATACGGTTTTTTATTGTTGTCCCGCATGGAAGAGATAATGAGTCGGCCAGCATGAGACTATTCCTGTATTTTCAATAAATAGAGTTATTACTCTAATCGCTTCTCTGGGTTCTGGCAATATTGTTTTTATGGGATTATTTGGCGCATGCAGTTGGATAGGGTTTTTATTCAATGTCGAGTCGTTTTCGCTCAAGATCGAATGTGCTGGGCACAAAAAAACCGCTACGTTTCCGCAGCGGTTTCTTTAATCGTTTAATCTTCTAATTATTACTTAGAAGCTTCAACGATCTTTTTCATGTCAGTCATATAACCACGTAGTTCTTGACCGATCCACTCAACTGGGTGTTCGCGAATTTCTTCGTTAACGTCTACCAAGCGAGCGTTGTCTACAGAGTTAGACTTAAGCTCTAAACCTTTACCGATTACATCCGTACCGATGTTAGGCATGAACTCTTCACGTAGCAGAGGTACCGCAGCGTGAGAGAACAGGTAGCAACCGTATTCTGCCGTATCAGAAATAACCACGTTCATTTCGTAAAGTTTCTTACGAGCGATAGTGTTAGCAATAAGTGGAGTTTCGTGTAGAGACTCGTAGTATGCAGACTCTTCGATGATGCCAGACTCAACCATGGTTTCGAATGCTAGTTCAACACCGGCTTTAACCATAGCAACCAGTAGAATGCCTTTGTCGAAGAATTCTTGCTCGTCGATTTCTACATCACATGGGCCTTCTTTTTCAAAACCCGTTTCGGCTGTTTCTGCGCGCCATTTTAATAGGTTCGCATCGTCGTTTGCCCAGTCTTCCATCATGGTGCGAGAGAATTCGCCAGTCATGATGTCGTCTTGGTGCTTACGGAATAGAGGGCGCATTAGGCCTTTCAATTCGTCAGCTAGATCAAACGCTTTGATTTTGGCTGGGTTTGATAGACGGTCCATCATGTTGGTGATACCACCAATCTTCAATGCTTCAGTCACTGTTTCCCAACCGAATTGAATCAGCTTAGCTGCGTATGGGCCGTCGATGCCGTCAGCAACCATTTTTTCGTAACCAAGGATGGCACCAGTTTGTAACATACCGCAAAGGATAGTTTGCTCACCCATAAGGTCAGATTTAACTTCGGCAACGAAAGAGCTTTCTAGGACACCAGCACGGTCGCCACCAGTAGCAGACGCCCACGCTTTAGCGATGTCTAGGCCTTCGCCTTTAGGGTCGTTTTCTGGGTGAACAGCGATTAGCGTTGGTACACCGAAACCACGCTTATATTCTTCACGTACTTCAGAACCTGGGCACTTAGGCGCAACCATAACAACCGTTAGGTCTTCGCGGATTTGCATACCTTCTTCAACGATATTGAAGCCGTGAGAGTAACCTAGAGTTGCGCCTTGCTTCATTAGAGGCATAACAGTAGATACGGCGTCAGTGTGTTGCTTGTCTGGCGTTAGGTTACATACTAGGTCTGCAGTAGGTACTAGCTCTTCATAAGTACCAACAGTAAAACCGTTATCTGTCGCGTTTTTCCAAGATTGACGCTTTTCAGCGATAGCCGCTTCACGTAGAGCGTAAGAAACGTCCAGACCAGAATCGCGCATGTTAAGGCCTTGGTTAAGACCTTGAGCACCACAGCCGATGATCACGACTTTCTTGCCCTTAAGGAATTCACAACCGTTAGAGAATTCATCACGGTTCATGAAACGGCATTGACCAAGTTGGTCTAGCTGTTCACGTAGGTTAAGTGTATTAAAGTAATTCTGACCCATCTTTACTCTCCTAATGGATTTGGGGTTCGATATTCGTCGCGAACAGATAAAAGCTAGCTTACTCGCCCTAGCTGCGTTAAATGAATCTCGGCTCAGTCATTTACTACATGTAAACTCCCAAGCCTCAATTCATTTTGCCTTGCTACGGCGTCGCCGCTGACGCTTTATCTATCCGCTCACAATTCGATAGATATTCAAAACCCGTGCAGTGTAAGGAAAAAAGCACGTTGCGTAAAACGCGATATTTGAAATGTAACATTGCAGAAAATGCAATATACTGAGCTGAGACAATTCAGGTGTTGATTTCTCGATGGATTTCAAAGATTTAAACCAGTTTGTGGTATTGAGTGAGACGTTGCATTACGGACGAGCTGCGCAGCAGTGTCATACCTCTGCATCGACTATAAGCCGTGTTGTGCAGCGCTTAGAAGAGCAGCTTGGCCAGCAGCTCATTAATAGAGAGCGTAAAGACGTGAAGCTGACCCGTGCTGGGGAGAGTTTTAAAGAGTATGCCATTCGCACCCTTGAGCAATACCAGCAGCTGCGAGATCAATTACATACCCGCACCAGTGAGCTAGAGGGGGAGTTAAGTCTTTATTGTTCGGTCACGGCCACCTACAGCTTTTTATCAGAATTACTGGCGTTGTTTCGACAGCGTCATCCGCTGGTGGATATTCGTTTGCGTACAGGGGACGCTGCGCAGGCTGTGGATATGGCAAAAAACGGAGAGGTGGATATCGCCATTGCTGCGCGCCCCGATCAACTTTCCCCTCGTTTGGCGTTTCGTCCTATTAAGCAAGTGCCACTTGCGTTTATCGCTCCAAACCAGTCTGGTCCAGTCAGTGATGCCTTGAGTCAAATCGATGTGGATTGGAAAAAAATCCCTATGATTCTGTCTGAAACCGGACTCGGCAGGGTTCGCGTGGATAACTGGTTCAAGCAACGACAAATCAAACCACAGATTTATGGTCAAGTCAGTGGTCATGAGGCGATTGTCGCCATGGTGGCGCTAGGCTTTGGTGTCGGAGTGGTGCCAGAGTTGGTATTAAGCAATAGTCCAATGATGGAAAAAGTGCGGATTTTGCCTGTACAACCAGAACTAGAGCCGTTTTCGGTGGGGCTCTGCACATTGAATAGCCACCTTAATCACCCGCTTGTTGATGCGTTTTGGCAGGTGACGGAGGAGTGGCTGACAGGTCAATAGACTATACTGTGGCAAAACTCAGTCATCGCTAAATTTATTTGAGTTTGCACATGTTCACGTTTACCTTACGACGTGCAGCATTTTTATCAGAATTATTTTAGAATGCTCAGCCTATGATTTTTTAGGTGATATATGTCAGATCCACAAGAGAAAAAGGTTATTCCCTTGAACCAAGAAAACGATTCGGTACCAGGAAAAACGAAACTGCGTAGCAAAGGTATTTATTTGCTTCCAAACCTATTTACTACAGGCGCATTATTCTCTGGTTTCTACGCCGTAGTTGCCTCCATGAATGGACACTTCGACAAGGCGGCTATCGCAATTTTTGTAGCAATGATTTTGGATGGACTAGATGGCCGTGTTGCTCGTATGACCAATACACAAAGTGAATTCGGTGCTGAGTACGACTCTTTAGCGGATATGGTGAGCTTTGGCGTGGCTCCGGCGCTGGTGGCTTTTAGTTGGTCTTTGCAGTCCTTAGGCCAAGCTGGTTGGATAGCAGCATTTATATATGTTGCTGGTGCGGCCTTGCGTCTTGCCCGTTTCAATACCCAAATTGAAACAGCGGATAAAAATTACTTTACGGGTCTTGCTAGTCCTTCTGCGGCCGCGATCGTAGCGGGCACTGTCTGGGTCTTCAATGACAACGGTATTGCTGGAATAGATGTGGCTGCGCTCATGGCGGTGTTAGTAGGTCTTGCTGGTATTCTTATGGTGAGTAATGTGAAATACCACAGCTTCAAAGGCTTTGACCTAAAAGGTAAGGTGCCATTTGTCGCCATGCTTGCGGTTGTGGGTGTGTTCGCTGTGATCTCCATCGACCCGCCAGTGGTCCTATTAGCGGTATTCCTCCTTTACGGATTGACAGGACCTGTTTGGACCGCCTGGTTGTGGCTGAAAGAGCGTAAAGCTAAATCAGTGTAATAATTCCCTAGTGTTAACCGTCATCTGTATTACCTTAACTCCAAGTGGTGGTCCAGATGACGAACTTTCCCCTATCTCCTAGTCTAAACAGTATCCCCTTGATTAGGTGTTCCCATGCTTATTAAGTCCAATACAGATCTCACTGAAGCAGATGTTACGCCTGAATCTGTTTATCTAGCCCGTCGTAAATTTATGAAAGCCAGCGCTCTCGGGTTGTTTGGCTTATCCATGGCTTCGATGCCTAGCGCACTGCTTGCTAAAGCGCTGGATTTCCAGAAAACGGCTTTTGGTAAAAATGAAACCTTAACGCCAGAAGATGTGGTGACCAGCTATAACAATTTCTATGAGCTAGGCACAGGAAAGAATGATCCGGTTAGAAATGCCGATGAGTTAAAGACAGACGATTGGCATATAGAGGTAGAGGGTCATGCAGAGGTCACCGGGAAATTTGCCTTAGAGGACTTGATTAAGAAGCAACAATTGGAAGAGCGAATTTATCGTCTGCGTTGTGTTGAAGCTTGGTCCATGGTGATTCCGTGGGTTGGTTTTTCCCTTGCGGCCATGCTCAAACAGTTTAAACCGACATCCAAAGCCAAGTATGTCGAATTCGTTTCGATTCATGACCCTGAAAACCTGTCAGGTCAGCGCAGTGTTTTTTCGACTATTGATTGGCCTTATGTAGAAGGTTTGCGAATGGATGAAGCCATGAATGAGTTGAGCTTTATGGCCACTGGCTTGTATGGCAAAAGCTTACCTAATCAAAATGGCGCCCCTATACGTTTGGTCGTGCCTTGGAAATATGGTTTTAAAAGCATTAAATCCATCGTGAATATACGCTTTGTAGAAAGCATGCCGCAAACAACATGGAATGATATCGCCCCTAATGAATATGGCTTTTATGCCAATGTGAATCCCAAAGTCGATCACCCGCGCTGGAGTCAGGCTACTGAGCGCCGTCTTCCGAGTAGCTTCTTTAACCCCAAACGCATACCTACAGAAATGTTTAATGGCTACGCAGAGCAGGTGGCGCATTTATATAAAGGCATGGATCTGACGAAGTACTATTAATGGATATTAAACTCAACAGCCGCACAGCTGGATTTAACTTTGCTATATGGGGTCTGGTTTTGTTGCCCCTATTAATGTCTTTCTATGGTTTTTACCAAGTACAATTTGTGGGCAATATTTTCTATTACGGGCCTGAGCCTGGCAAAGCTATCGTTCATTTTCTCGGGGAGTGGGCGATTGCTTTCTTATTATTAGTGATCGCCATACGTCCCATCCATAAGCTAACGGCTATTCAACTACGTCCTTATAGTCGTCGCGTTGGACTGGCTGCGTTCTTTTATGGACTGGTACATGTCTTTGCTTATTTCGCTTTCATCCAGGGGTTCGTCTGGCAAGAATTATGGGAGGACTTGCTTAAGCGTCCTTACATTATAGCGGGCGCTTTGGCGCTCTTATTATTGCTACCTCTAGCGGCAACATCGACCAAAGGGTGGATGCGTCGTTTAAGGCAGCGCTGGAAACAACTGCATTTCTTAGTCTATCCGGCCAGTGGATTGGTGCTTGTTCATATATGGTGGCAAGTTAAAGCGGACTTTCTATTGGCGCTGGTAACCAGTGCTTTGTTCGCATTGATATTATTTCTACGTTTTTTCTATTCACGGCTTGCGTCCCCATAAAAGCCGTCTAATCTTCTTAATCCGTGCTGTGAAATCTTTTTGAAATTATTTTGCAACAAAGGTTTGACAAGAATCTTAAAGTGCGTAGAATGCGCCACCTCTTCAACGGGAAGCGAGTTCGAAAGGGTTTGTAACCGGTTGATTTGAAAGTAAAAACTTCAAGATTTTGACCGACTGGTTAACTTGATAAAAACTTTCAAAAAGAGGTTGACGCTGAAACGAAACACTGTAAAATGCGCGCCTCGCTTGGACGAGAGGCCTTTGAAAGAGGGTTTGAAAAGAAACTTTTCAGTCTCGCTAAGCTCCTGAAAATAAACAAAAAAGTTTAAATTCAGGGTTGACAAAAGGATGCGAATCATTAAAATGCGCATCCCGCTTCGAGAGAAGCAACGACAAGCCCGAGCGGCAAGTCGAGATCTTTAAAAACGAATTCAGACAATTCGTGTGGGTGCTTACCGAAAGTCTTAGTGCAAACAAAAGACTTTTCGAGTAAGTCAAACACTGTCAAATTTATTTTAACAGTAGTTTTAATACTTGAGCACATCTTAGGATGTAAAATTTTTAAACTGAAGAGTTTGATCATGGCTCAGATTGAACGCTGGCGGCAGGCTTAACACATGCAAGTCGAGCGGAAACGATGATAGCTTGCTATCAGGCGTCGAGCGGCGGACGGGTGAGTAACGCGTAGGAACCTACCCAGTAGTTCGGGATAGCCCAGAGAAATTTGGATTAATACCGGATACGCCCTACGGGGGAAAGGGGGCTTCGGCTCTCGCTATTGGATGGGCCTGCGTGAGATTAGCTTGTTGGTGAGGTAAGAGCTCACCAAGGCAACGATCTCTAGCTGGTCTGAGAGGATGATCAGCCACACTGGGACTGAGACACGGCCCAGACTCCTACGGGAGGCAGCAGTGGGGAATATTGCACAATGGGCGCAAGCCTGATGCAGCCATGCCGCGTGTGTGAAGAAGGCTCTAGGGTTGTAAAGCACTTTCAGCAGTGAGGAAAGCTTGTTGGTTAATACCCATCAAGTGTGACGTTAACTGCAGAAGAAGCACCGGCTAACTCCGTGCCAGCAGCCGCGGTAATACGGAGGGTGCAAGCGTTAATCGGAATTACTGGGCGTAAAGCGCACGTAGGTTGTCTGTTAAGTTGGATGTGAAAGCCCAGGGCTCAACCTTGGAACTGCATCCAAAACTGGCAGGCTAGAGTACGGTAGAGGTGAGTGGAATTTCCTGTGTAGCGGTGAAATGCGTAGAGATGGGAAGGAACATCAGTGGCGAAGGCGACTCACTGGACTGATACTGACACTGAGGTGCGAAAGCGTGGGTAGCAAACAGGATTAGATACCCTGGTAGTCCACGCCGTAAACGATGTCTACTAGCCGTTGGGATCCTTGAGATCTTAGTGGCGCAGCTAACGCACTAAGTAGACCGCCTGGGGAGTACGGTCGCAAGATTAAAACTCAAATGAATTGACGGGGGCCCGCACAAGCGGTGGAGCATGTGGTTTAATTCGAAGCAACGCGAAGAACCTTACCTACTCTTGACATCTAGAGAACTTGGCAGAGATGCCTTGGTGCCTTCGGGAACTCTAAGACAGGTGCTGCATGGCTGTCGTCAGCTCGTGTTGTGAAATGTTGGGTTAAGTCCCGTAACGAGCGCAACCCTTGTCCTTAGTTGCCATCATTTAGTTGGGGACTCTAAGGAGACTGCCGGTGACAAACCGGAGGAAGGCGGGGACGACGTCAAGTCATCATGGCCCTTACGAGTAGGGCTACACACGTGCTACAATGGCCAGTACAAACGGTTGCCAAGTCGCGAGACGGAGCTAATCTGAGAAAGCTGGTCGTAGTCCGGATTGGAGTCTGCAACTCGACTCCATGAAGTCGGAATCGCTAGTAATCGCGAATCAGAATGTCGCGGTGAATACGTTCCCGGGCCTTGTACACACCGCCCGTCACACCATGGGAGTGGGTTGCTCCAGAAGTGGCTAGCTTAACCTTCGGGAGAGCGGTCACCACGGAGTGATTCATGACTGGGGTGAAGTCGTAACAAGGTAGCCCTAGGGGAACCTGGGGCTGGATCACCTCCTTAAACGATAGCACTGGCTTTCGGTTAAGTGCTCACACGAATTGTCTGAATTGAATATTGTTTCTCGAAAGAGAAGGCAAGATTCAGTTCTATGTTCTTTAAAAATTTGGATAATTTTCTCGAAAATCAAATAAGTTGTGATGACTTGTTTGTTTTCAAACCAAGTAGCAATCAAGCGATCCGGTGTGCATTAAGCACATATCGAACAGTTGCATGATCTTAATAACTTGGAATCAACTGAGTTGGTTTTGGGTTATATAGTCAAGCGACTAAGCGTACACGGTGGATGCCTTGGCAACTAGAGGCGATGAAAGACGTTGTAGCCTGCGATAAGCTACGGGGAGTCGGCAAACAGACTTTGATCCGTAGATCTCTGAATGGGGAAACCCACTCCTTAGGGAGTATCTTGCACTGAATACATAGGTGACAAGAGGCAAACCCGGTGAACTGAAACATCTAAGTAACCGGAGGAAAAGAAATCAATTGAGATTCCCTGAGTAGCGGCGAGCGAAAGGGGACCAGCCCTAAAGTGCTGGTGTAGGTAGGAGAAGGCTCTGGAAAGTGCCGCCATAGTGGGTGATAGCCCCGTATCTAAAACCTTATCCAGTATTATTCGAGTAGGTCGGAGCACGTGAAACTTTGACTGAACATGGGGGGACCATCCTCCAAGGCTAAATACTCCTAGTTGACCGATAGTGAACCAGTACCGTGAGGGAAAGGCGAAAAGAACCCCGGTGAGGGGAGTGAAATAGAACCTGAAACCGTGTACGTACAAGCAGTCAGAGCGGACTTGTTCCGTGATGGCGTACCTTTTGTATAATGGGTCAGCGACTTATATTCTGTAGCAAGGTTAAGCATATTGTGGAGCCGTAGGGAAACCGAGTCTTAATAGGGCGTTCAGTTGCAGGGTATAGACCCGAAACCCGGCGATCTATCCATGAGCAGGTTGAAGATCAGGTAACACTGATTGGAGGACCGAACCCACTGTCGTTGAAAAGCCAGGGGATGACTTGTGGATCGGAGTGAAAGGCTAATCAAGCCGGGAGATAGCTGGTTCTCCTCGAAATCTATTTAGGTAGAGCGTCATGTATTACCCACGGGGGTAGAGCACTGTTAAGGCTAGGGGGTCATCCCGACTTACCAACCCTTTGCAAACTCCGAATACCGTGGAGTACAGCATGGCAGACACACTGCGGGTGCTAACGTCCGTTGTGGAAAGGGAAACAACCCAGACCGTCAGCTAAGGTCCCAAAGTTATGGTTAAGTGGGAAACGATGTGGGAAGGCCCAGACAGCTAGGAGGTTGGCTTAGAAGCAGCCACCCTTTAAAGAAAGCGTAATAGCTCACTAGTCGAGTCGGCCCGCGCGGAAGATATAACGGGGCTCAAACCATACACCGAAGCTACGGGTTCACCGAATGGTGAGCGGTAGAGGAGCGTTGTGTAAGCCGTTGAAGGTGAATTGAGAAGTTTGCTGGAGGTATCACAAGTGCGAATGCTGACATGAGTAACGATAAGGGGGGTGAAAAACCTCCCCGCCGGAAGACTAAGGGTTCCTGTCCAATGCTAATCAGGGCAGGGTTAGTCGGCCCCTAAGGCGAGGCTGAGAAGCGTAGTCGATGGGAAACGGATTAATATTTCCGTACTTGTAATTATTGCGATGGGGGGACGGAGAAGGCTAGGCTAGCTGGGCGTTGGTTGTCCCAGTTTAAGGTTGTAGGCTGAGAACTTAGGCAAATCCGGGTTCTTAAGGCCGAGAGCTGATGACGGTGACTCTACGGAGTCCGAAGTAGTCGATGCCATGCTTCCAGGAAAAGCCTCTAAGCTTCAGATAATTACAAACCGTACCCTAAACCGACACAGGTGGTCAGGTAGAGAATACCAAGGCGCTTGAGAGAACTCGGGTGAAGGAACTAGGCAAAATGGTACCGTAACTTCGGGAGAAGGTACGCCGGTCGATGTGAAGGACTTGCTCCGTAAGCATTGACCGGTCGAAGATACTAGGTGGCTGCGACTGTTTATTAAAAACACAGTACTCTGCAAACACGAAAGTGGACGTATAGGGTATGACGCCTGCCCGGTGCCGGAAGGTTAATTGATGGGGTTAGCTTCGGCGAAGCTCTTGATCGAAGCCCCGGTAAACGGCGGCCGTAACTATAACGGTCCTAAGGTAGCGAAATTCCTTGTCGGGTAAGTTCCGACCTGCACGAATGGCGTAACGACGGCCACACTGTCTCCACCCGAGACTCAGTGAAATTGAAATCGCAGTGAAGATGCTGTGTACCCGCGGCTAGACGGAAAGACCCCGTGAACCTTTACTATAGCTTCACAGTGGACTTTGACATTACTTGTGTAGGATAGCTGGGAGGCTTTGAAGCGTGGACGCCAGTCTGCGTGGAGCCAATCTTGAAATACCAGCCTGGTAATGTTGAGGTTCTAACTCAGGTCCCTCATCGGGATCGAGGACACTGTGTGGTGGGTAGTTTGACTGGGGCGGTCTCCTCCCAAAGAGTAACGGAGGAGCACGAAGGTTGGCTAATCATGGTCGGAAATCATGAGGTTAGTGTAATGGCACAAGCCAGCTTAACTGCGAGACTGACACGTCGAGCAGGTACGAAAGTAGGTCATAGTGATCCGGTGGTTCTGTATGGAAGGGCCATCGCTCAACGGATAAAAGGTACTCCGGGGATAACAGGCTGATACCGCCCAAGAGTTCACATCGACGGCGGTGTTTGGCACCTCGATGTCGGCTCATCACATCCTGGGGCTGAAGCCGGTCCCAAGGGTATGGCTGTTCGCCATTTAAAGTGGTACGCGAGCTGGGTTTAGAACGTCGTGAGACAGTTCGGTCCCTATCTGCCGTGGGCGTTAGAGATTTGAGAAGAGTTGCTCCTAGTACGAGAGGACCGGAGTGAACGAACCTCTGGTGTTCCGGTTGTCATGCCAATGGCATTGCCGGGTAGCTATGTTCGGACAGGATAACCGCTGAAAGCATCTAAGCGGGAAGCCCCCTTCAAGATGAGATCTCTCTGATACTTCGAGTATCCTGTAGGGCCCTTGAAGACTACAAGGTTGATAGGCAAGGTGTGGAAGCGTTGTGAGGCGTTGAGCTAACTTGTACTAATTGCCCGTGAGGCTTGACTATATAACGCCAAAACTGATCAAGCTGTTTGAATGGATCGCAAAGCGATTGCTAAAGAATTTGAAAACGCTGAAAAGCAAAGTAGAGAAAATTGTCCAACCGATTTTGTGTAGGTTGTAGTAACCGGTAACGTCGTTCCTTGGCATCCATGCCACCACGACATACCGTACATCCTGTACATACCAGTTTGCTTGACGACATTAGAGCTGTGGAACCACCTGAACCCATTCCGAACTCAGAAGTGAAACGCAGCATCGCCGATGGTAGTGTGGGGCTTCCCCATGTGAGAGTAGGTCATCGTCAAGCTTCTAACAGTAAAATCCCCAATCGTTAGTTCGATTGGGGATTTTTTTTGCTTTAAATTTAATGACACATAGTTTGGTTGCCAAAAGTCCATTCCGATTGGGGATTATAGTGTTTGAATACGCTGATTCTCTCTTCCGTCCTGTCACATGTGACAAGCCCTGTTCCGCAGGAACGGGTTTGGGGCGCGAAGCGTCACGAAGTGAGACAAGGCGAAGTCTTGGACCCATAGTAGGTCATCGTCTTAAGCACTTTAATCATCGGCTTCCACCATCCCCAACTCATGCGCGAACGACGTGAATACATCCTTGTAGGCCTCACCTCGGCATCCATGCCTCGGAACGCAGTAAAATCAAATGCTCTCGGTGCCTAAACCCGTCATACCCGTCTTGATCGGGCATCCATTGTTCGGCTTAACATCAATTGGATGGATTCTCAGTCAAGCTGAGAATGACGATCTTGCTCACCACTCATAACTAAGCATTCACAACTCAACAGTCAACACTCACAACTTTCTTGTACTCCCGTCTCTAACAACCTTCTATCCCTGGCTCTTATATCGATACGATATGGAAAATGCTGTGTAATCGAGGAACTTGTCCTACCAAATAGCTTCAAAAAACAGTATTCTGTGCCCAAGGCTAAAAAAATAATAACGAGGCCGTTTTGCTACGAATCTTGTGCTCCCTCGCAATTCTAATTGCGTGGCATTCAAATACATGTGCTGAACTGCAAGACCTTACCGAATCTGAATTGTCAGAGGTGTCCGGTGAGGGGGTTGGTTATATCTACGAAGATTTCCAATTTAATGCCCAAGACCCCAATCCGATTGATGATACCGATGGCTATAGATTCAAAATTACTGGTATCGAAGATACAAATAATGACCCAGTAGACGTTTCGTTTTCGCAGATCTATATCGCTGGTGCAGGCAGCAATCGCGGTGCTAACTTAGACGGTAACTATGTCAATATTGGCCGCCTTAACAATCCTTTCGAAATCGACATGCTGGATGGCAATAATCTGGGCGGAGGCGGCTACACTGACAAGGCGGTTTTATCCATTGCCGCGCCAAAACATATTGATGTAAGCCAAGGCTATGACTGTACTGATGCAACTGCCGTACAGGGCAGTGGTACATGTGCGAGCCGTCCTGAAGGTCAACCCTCAGCAGGTTATCAGGGTGAGCGAATGGATATCGGTTTACAAATCAATACTAACTTCGCTACCAGCTCTGATATTAATATTAACTTATATGCGGAGTCAGCTCATTTTGATGGCAGTTATTTCCGTGTATGGGGCGGTGATGCTGACGTAGATGGAAACTCTACTGTAGAAAGCACCATGATGATGGAAGCTCGTCTTAATTTTTATGCCGATAAGCTTATTTTGAACAGTTGCGATTTAGATGGCAACAATTGCGGCACAGACGTGGTGATGGACCAGTTACGTATGGAATTAGCCATAGGTGATGCTAAGTACTATCAACCTGCCACATTTGATGTGAATAGTGACGGCAATTTTACTTTCATGATACATGCTGTTCCTAGTCCAGCTGC from Bermanella marisrubri carries:
- the ilvC gene encoding ketol-acid reductoisomerase, producing the protein MGQNYFNTLNLREQLDQLGQCRFMNRDEFSNGCEFLKGKKVVIIGCGAQGLNQGLNMRDSGLDVSYALREAAIAEKRQSWKNATDNGFTVGTYEELVPTADLVCNLTPDKQHTDAVSTVMPLMKQGATLGYSHGFNIVEEGMQIREDLTVVMVAPKCPGSEVREEYKRGFGVPTLIAVHPENDPKGEGLDIAKAWASATGGDRAGVLESSFVAEVKSDLMGEQTILCGMLQTGAILGYEKMVADGIDGPYAAKLIQFGWETVTEALKIGGITNMMDRLSNPAKIKAFDLADELKGLMRPLFRKHQDDIMTGEFSRTMMEDWANDDANLLKWRAETAETGFEKEGPCDVEIDEQEFFDKGILLVAMVKAGVELAFETMVESGIIEESAYYESLHETPLIANTIARKKLYEMNVVISDTAEYGCYLFSHAAVPLLREEFMPNIGTDVIGKGLELKSNSVDNARLVDVNEEIREHPVEWIGQELRGYMTDMKKIVEASK
- the ilvY gene encoding HTH-type transcriptional activator IlvY yields the protein MDFKDLNQFVVLSETLHYGRAAQQCHTSASTISRVVQRLEEQLGQQLINRERKDVKLTRAGESFKEYAIRTLEQYQQLRDQLHTRTSELEGELSLYCSVTATYSFLSELLALFRQRHPLVDIRLRTGDAAQAVDMAKNGEVDIAIAARPDQLSPRLAFRPIKQVPLAFIAPNQSGPVSDALSQIDVDWKKIPMILSETGLGRVRVDNWFKQRQIKPQIYGQVSGHEAIVAMVALGFGVGVVPELVLSNSPMMEKVRILPVQPELEPFSVGLCTLNSHLNHPLVDAFWQVTEEWLTGQ
- the pssA gene encoding CDP-diacylglycerol--serine O-phosphatidyltransferase translates to MSDPQEKKVIPLNQENDSVPGKTKLRSKGIYLLPNLFTTGALFSGFYAVVASMNGHFDKAAIAIFVAMILDGLDGRVARMTNTQSEFGAEYDSLADMVSFGVAPALVAFSWSLQSLGQAGWIAAFIYVAGAALRLARFNTQIETADKNYFTGLASPSAAAIVAGTVWVFNDNGIAGIDVAALMAVLVGLAGILMVSNVKYHSFKGFDLKGKVPFVAMLAVVGVFAVISIDPPVVLLAVFLLYGLTGPVWTAWLWLKERKAKSV
- the msrP gene encoding protein-methionine-sulfoxide reductase catalytic subunit MsrP, yielding MLIKSNTDLTEADVTPESVYLARRKFMKASALGLFGLSMASMPSALLAKALDFQKTAFGKNETLTPEDVVTSYNNFYELGTGKNDPVRNADELKTDDWHIEVEGHAEVTGKFALEDLIKKQQLEERIYRLRCVEAWSMVIPWVGFSLAAMLKQFKPTSKAKYVEFVSIHDPENLSGQRSVFSTIDWPYVEGLRMDEAMNELSFMATGLYGKSLPNQNGAPIRLVVPWKYGFKSIKSIVNIRFVESMPQTTWNDIAPNEYGFYANVNPKVDHPRWSQATERRLPSSFFNPKRIPTEMFNGYAEQVAHLYKGMDLTKYY
- a CDS encoding sulfite oxidase heme-binding subunit YedZ, which produces MDIKLNSRTAGFNFAIWGLVLLPLLMSFYGFYQVQFVGNIFYYGPEPGKAIVHFLGEWAIAFLLLVIAIRPIHKLTAIQLRPYSRRVGLAAFFYGLVHVFAYFAFIQGFVWQELWEDLLKRPYIIAGALALLLLLPLAATSTKGWMRRLRQRWKQLHFLVYPASGLVLVHIWWQVKADFLLALVTSALFALILFLRFFYSRLASP